The Arachis ipaensis cultivar K30076 chromosome B03, Araip1.1, whole genome shotgun sequence region ACGCTTTTATTATGTAGTTTTGGTATCCTTCATCTCATTTTGGTGTAGTTATGTTATCCTTTAGTTGATATCTTTCATTATGTGCTCTTGTGACCTTGTAAGGAACTGTAAATTATCTGacattcaatttaattttttaaggATCTTCTTGTacaaattttttatctttatttaggTTTATCATAGATTTATTTGTAATAAGCTGAAAGTAATTTTCGGATCATAAGTTGAAAGATTAATCTTTCTGTTTCAAGTACTCTATTGTGAAGGCAAATTAATAAGCAAAACTGGTTTCATCATTTGTGATTATATATGTCATATATATTTGAAATTCTTTTGATAGCATTTCAATCATGAAAAAAAGGTTTAATTGTTGTCTATGCTCTCTAATGCGAGTAATTGAGGTACCcagattttaaaaattagaaattcTTAAAATTGAATCAACATGATTCAATTCAATCATGGTTTGACactgtatatatattattactgcAGCCTAAACTTTTTTCCAGTAAATTCAAAACCAACCTTGATAAAATCTAAGCGCAATATGTGTATATAATAAACCATATTGAGTGAAAGATTGAGAAAAGTGGATTTTGTCCCTATATTGCGTTTGATTCTGTTATCATTAGAAGTTGTTCCATTTTCAGATATCTCCTACTTCTATGTTTATGTTCCTATTAAATCTTGTTTCAATAAATTCTTTTATGTATGAGTTCATTGTCTCCATAATTACAACATAAATAATTTCCTGGTGACTTGAACTTGTATAAGGTACAGTACAGTTGCTTTGATTTTTTTCTCATAGAGGAAATTTATTTTTTGGTACTTTTTAAAAGTAAATACCAAACATGCTTTGATTTTGATTTAGGAAGCGATTAGTTGTACACATGTGCATATCTTTGTTGGATTCTCATTGTGTGTTCCAAATGCCACAACTGCTGCTTTGGTTGGTCAAAGTGGCAGTGGCAAGTCAACTGCGAATGTTTATTAGAAAAATTCTATGATCCTGATTCTGGAGAATTACTGACAGATGGGGTCAACTTAAAGAATTTCCAACTTAGATGGATAGGAAAACAAATTGGTTTGGTTAGCCAAAAATTTCATTGACAAGTTGCCTCAGGTATGTCAGTATTCAAATTTCattgctcttttttcttttaagtttttaattatgttTGGTTAAGATAAATGAAAGTTTATTGTTATGTTTTCAGAAAATTGATACATTGGCAGTGGCAAAAGCAAAGAATTGCCATAGCAAGGCTAATTTTGAAGAATCCGAAAATTCTGCTTCTGGATGAAGCCACAAGTGCATTGAATGCTGAATCTGAACGTGTTATTCAAGAAGCCTTAGGAAAAACCATGTCAAATAGGCATTGTCTCTTTCAGACTGATGATCCAGATTAGGTAGAATGGCTGCCATTGTCACTTTTTGAATTGTGTATAgacattttttatttgttttattcagTTTTTTCTTGTCACAAAATAGTTTAGCTTCTTGTTCAACAAGTTTTGATATAAACtatcaaaaagaaagaaataaaaggctATTGATGTTTTTGATGCAATTACTACTAGTTTTTTTTACAGTTTTTGGAGTACATTGGAATATACATGAATGCTCATATTAGGATTTTTTTGTAATTTGATAAAGATATAGgtcatgcttttaaagcgtggcaataggttCACGTCTAGACACATAAATAAAAAAGGTGTGGCAATAAGTTGATATATAGGCACGTTTTTAAAAACGTCACAGTAGGTTTGTTGCTAGgcatacttttaaagcatagcaaTTGGTCACCACCAACAGTAACATTTTTTTTCACCCAAAAAGCACCGCCAGAAAGTAAGCATGACAATTGATTccaaaaagcgtggccatatagAATTAGCCACGGTTGATCAAGTGACCTTTTAAAAAACATGGCAGTACATCAAAAAGCATGGCTACACTTTTTTCAGCTTTTCGAAAACACTTTTGGAGCAtgtcaaaaatcatatttacttGTAGTGAGAGATCAAACAAGCTGAAGAAGATCAAGATTATTGGAAAGATAATATAGAGGGTTAAGTACGGTTTTAGTCTCTAAGTTATAGGTCGAAAATTTTTTCTATCTCcaacttttttttttgcatacaaaatcgccTTTAAGATTAagcttagttttaaaatcgtcactCAGACCAAAATACCCTTCTCCAATAAACCTTCTTCACCAAAATACTTAATTtcgcttcttcttttttttttttcatcacatcattagcaacaacaacaatagaatcAGAAGCAGAAACAATGtaataaacaaaagaaacaaaaacagaagaatcaacaatgtaattaacaaataaacaaatatcaAAGAACCAGAAACAAAAGGATCAATAATGTAATAGAAGTAGAAACTAGTACTAAAAAATCAACAATCTGTATTTCAAATATCAAAGAATCaacaaaattacaaaagaaaaaacgAATTGAAACCCTACGGAATAACGGTGAGCGAGCGAAGAGGAGCAGAAACGGCGATGCGGTGCACGACATCTTCTCTCGCTGATCTGCTGGCATCGACATCGAACACTAGTGCAGAAGCAAAAACACCGTCCTCTTTCGTCGGCATCGTCGCCACCTTCCTcttccctcttcttcttcctctccccctttttcttcttcttcaccatggttctctttctctctttctctcaacttcaaatattttctttctctttttattttattttataaatttttcatCAGTAATTtggttcaaatttttaaaatttaaataaaaaaaataatgttaaaattaaattaaattttagagataattttatatataaaaaagattaaagataaaaaaaaatttcgacgTGAAGCTTGAAGAATCAAAGTGATGCATAACTCTAATATAGAAGTGATAATGAAGATGCATGTTGATTGTTGAATTGATGGCCAAAGCAAGCAGCGAATGGAAAATAAAGATCTTGTGACGGGAATACCAGGAAGATTGCATGGGGACCATTATTTAAAGTTTGAAGTTTTCTTCCGATGGAGAGAGGCACAGCTGCACAAGCACAAGGACTAAACAGTCAAATTGCTGGTTTGTCCTCTTGCGTTGGTGGTATGTGTCGGCCATGTGGATGAGGCTATGcatgacatatatatatatatttaaatattttatataattaaaaaaataaaaaatttaatttatattttaattttaataaaatatcattataattataaaaaaatattttatattttatatatatgttgtgtattttctgtattcatGTCACAgaaaaaacaaattttgaaatgTATATTTGTTTTGTTTATAATTTATGTTTATACCCTGACCCAAtgataaggcccaggtccaaacgaaaggcccaatccaaaggattgagcctcgCCCTACACCGACCTTCGCCCTACGAAGTCGGTCCctaccacgacttgctctaaagaagtcgggacgaagattagctggcagataaacacccattcaaatgagtaactgcccctaaaatctctctacccacttccTGGAGCCATATCTCGATAAATGGACGGTTATCCACCATAAATAATGGAACTACaccaacggtggttatgggtttaccactataaatacactgacacttctcatGTATCTCagaagtcccaatactctctagacctgcttaccccccttgctgacttaggcatcggagtgtctttgcaggtaccaccccccattcactCGTATTCACAAGTCGAACGGAGGCCCTGAAGACGCGAATTCGCCCGAAGGCTTCCCTCCATAGACGATAGGGCCAACccaacgagtccagcccaataatctccggttatccatcgtaacattggcgccgttgccggggacccgagagatcaaccagtaatgGCGGACAAATCACCGGAAGACGGTCATACGGCGTCCGATTCCGAACAGGAAAACCTGGACACCGGAAACAACGACGCGATCCCAACTCCTCACCAGGAGGCCAGCGATCAACATCGAGAAGGCACCTCTGGGTTTAGAAATCCAAAGGTAAACTCCTCGGATGGACGAGAGTCAGGAAAGGAAGGGCCACCCCCACACAACCGAGCTAATGGGGTTGGTCCATGGCCACCAAGGTCGTTTGGAACAGTTGGAACAGGGGTTAGAACGACAACGAGAGGCGGAGCGAAATCTCAGGGAAGAGatagagcgacgaaaagagttagagaaaaAACTCTTAAGAATAGAATCTTCTCTGAAAAGTCGGAACTCCCGTGGCGACCGAGAAGAGTCGCCCCTGGGAGGAGAAGATCCGTTTAGTGAGGACatcatgagggcaaaagttccaagaaacttcaaaagccctgatatgaacctctatgacggaaccactGATCCGAAGCATCACctaagcaatttcaaaagtcagatgtatctggctgatgcttctgatgcaactcgctgcaaagctttttcGACTACTTTGTCAAAagcggcgatgaagtggttcgacagcctcccgcCGAGGTCAGtcaccagttttgaagacctctcaagaaaattcttgatgaggttctccatccaaaaggaTAAAGTAAAACATGCGccgagcctcctgggaataaagcaggaggtcggagaacctttgcgggactatatggaaaggttcaataaagcatGTTTAGAGATTCAGGACCTGCCCACCGAAGCTGTCATCATGGGGTTAGTGAATGGACTTAGAGAAGGTCcattctcacagtccatatcaaaaaggcaccccacTTCCCTGAGCGATGTACAAGAaagagcagaaaagtacatcaacatggaggaaaatgccagactacgagagccgagttggcgacctgggcatTCCCACTCTGcaaaagagaaggaaagagagcccaagaagaaagaagaacttGGTCTCGACAGGccaaggaaatatcactcttatactcctctaaaggtttccatggtggatgtatacagagagatctGCAACACCGAAAGGCTGCCacctcccaggcccattaaaaataaaaaaggggggagtcgcagcgactactgtgagtaccataaaatatatggtcactcaacaaatgactgttacgaccttaaaaatgtgatagaaaagctggccagagaaggccgacttgacaaatatctcatagaaaggtcggacaatcatgggaagagaaagcgagacgatgcggatagaagagacccaccaccgcagactccggagagacatatacATATTATCTCAGGCGGgttcgcgggagggggactcaccaagtcctctcacaaaagacacctcaagcgagtctaccaggtcggaAGCGAGTCACTCGACCTTCCTACCATCTCATTCACAAAGGAGGATGGCCAAGGAGtaatccctggacacgatgatccagtggtaataactatgatcctagctaatgcccatctccacagaaccctagtagatcaAGGAAGCTCGGCGGATATCCTTTTCAAGCCCGCGTTTGACAAACTGGGGCTGGATaaaaaagagttaagagcctaccccgacaccttgtacgggctaggcgacacgccaataaaaccACTGGGATTTCTACCCCTCCACACTACCTTTGAAAAGGGGGAAAAgtccaaaactctgagcatagactttatagtcatcgacgtggggtcAGCATACAATGCCCTAATCGGCAGAACTACCCtgaatcgactcggagcggtggtgtctACCCCCCATCTCTGCATGAAATTTCCGACACCTGCGGGAATAGCAACAGTGCGGGGAGACTAGAAGTTGGCAAGaaagtgctacaatgaaagcctgaacctgaggggaaaaggCAAAGAGGTTCACACCATAGAGTTCGGTGGTGCAAGGGCCAAAGAAGAGCTACGACCACAGCCAGGAGAAAAAACTGAAGAaatacaggtcggcgaagaggaagggaagaataccaacataggagccaacctagggaaAACCCTGAagcaagggttgactaagctcctaagagaaaATTCTGACCTCTTCGCCTAGAAAGCTTCCGATATGCCCGGGATAGACCCtgagctcatgtcccacaagctctcggtACATCCAGGATCCCGACCTGTACAACAGAGAAGGCGCAAGCTCGGCCCGGAACGAGCCCTAgtggtggaagagcaagtacaggcactcctagaagccggcttcattagagaagttaaatatccaacatggctagcaaatgtagtgctagtcaagaagcaaaatggcaaatggaggatgtgtgttgactacacagacttaaataaggcatgtcccaaagacccttatccactcccgaGTATTGATACCCTATTAGATTCTagctcgggatatcaatacttgtcgtttatggatgcctactcgggatataaccaaatcccaatgtatgagccagaccaggagaagacatcattcatcacgcccagagcaaatttttgctacgtggtcatgccatttggattaaaaaatgcaggggccacataccaaaggctgatgaacaaggtgtttgTTTCCCACCTTGGGAGCTtaatggaagtctatgtagacgatatgctagtaaaaaccaaggaAGAAACCGACCTTTTGGTAGACCTCTcgcaagtattcgacaccataaggttacacgggatgaggttaaatcccgcaaagtgtaccttCGCGGTGGAGGCCAGAAAATTTCTAGGATTTATGCTAACACAGAGAGGGATTGAAGCAAATCCCGATAAGTGTAAAGCTATCCTGgaaatgaagagcccgacttgcttaagagaggttcaGCAACTGAATGGCCANNacgaaccaacccatgaagcaaatcctccaaaagacggatgttgcagggagaatggttcaatgggcaatagagctctccgagttcgacttgaagtatgatACTCAGACAGCaatcaaagcccaatgcctcaccgacttcatagcagaatacgcgggagatcaagaggaaagccaactacatgggaactttATGTAGATGGATCTTCAAACAagacaggaagcggtgcaggcataatactggcCGACGAAAGGGGAACTCAAATAGAGgtatccctcaaatttgaattcccaacttcaaataatcaggcagaatatgaagccctgattgcaggattgaagctggccgaagaagtcggtgcaacaaaagtgatgatatacagtgactctcaggtggtgacctcctagataaatggagagtatcaggccaaagacccaaacatgaagagatacttggaaaaaactctggagtaTCTAGGGCGCTTTGCGGAGACCGAGGTTAGGCATATAACTTGGGATCTCAATAGTAGAGCAGatgccctctccaagttagcaagtacaaaaccaggagggaataatagaagcctgatccaggaaactctccaagaaccctctgtGGTAAAAGCAGAGGACAAACGAGATGTCCTTGAGGTAACCGggttaaacctcggatggatgaaccccttggtcgaatacctaaaatttgacatcctccccaaagaggaaaaagaggccaagaaaattcggagggaagcacaatactacactttgGTAAAAAATAccctctataaaagaggaatatcaacaccattgctAAAGTGCGTATCGACCTCAAGGACAACTGAAGTACTAGAGGAGGTTCATAATGGGATCTGCGGAAACCACCTCGGAGCCAGGTCACTGGCAAgaaaagtaatccgagctggattctactggccgaccttgcagaaagatgccacagaatttgtgaaaagatgccaaccatgccagatgcatgcaaatttccacgtggctccccccgaTGAGCTAATCAGTATAACTTCTCcgtggccctttgcaaaatgggggatgGACCTGTTAGGACCTTTTCCCCAggccccaggacaagtcaaatacttaattgtgggaatagactacttcacaaagtggatagaagcagaatcattggccaccatcaccgcccagagaagtcggaggttcctctacaaaattatcatcacaaggtatgggatacctcactccattaccacagataatagaacccagttcaccgactctacctttagaagGCTAGTAGCTAGTATGAAAATAAAataccagttcacctcggtggagcatccacaagcaaatggacaagcggAGGCAGCTAACAAAATCATACTGGCGGGGCtaaagaaaagattacaagatgcaaaaggagcttgggctgacgAGCTCCCGCAAGTTCTATGGGCCTACCGGACGACGCCACAATCCGCCACAGGAGAAACACCCTTTCGACTtgtctatggcgtagaagccatgataccagtagaaatcaATGAACAAAGCCCAAGGGTGATCCTCCATAATGAGGTCGGAAatgtacaggggcacaaagaggagctcgaattgctccccgaagtccgagagcaagcccaggtaagagaagcagcattgaaacaaaggatgactaccaggtacaacaaaaaagtcattcgaaggagtttcaccccaaACGATTTGATCTTGATCAGAaatgacattggagtcaacaaattgggggaaggaaaactcgctgccaattggaaaggaccctacaaagttagcgaggtcttaggaaaaggttattataaggtgaccgacttaaacggcaccgagctaccaaggtcgtggcatgcttgtaacatgaaaatgtactatagctaaaagcgaactctactccctgatgtactcttttcccaacttcatgatttttccCAAAAattaaagggttttttctgaagaagggtttttaacgaggcatcatagtagaggctaaggggGGAATAGATCATTAAACCCTTAGTAGCCGTAAAGTACCTtcccaaataaataaagatcttttttacaatatctcttataaattccttctcgttTACTTTTCTatgaaacgcgccgacttaagctcgacaaaacgtgaaaatcccatgaaccgacctagatggtcgtcaggataaaacgacgaggtacaagtcggtgtaaagatgttataaaagttgatcgtgAGAAACTCGGAAACATTCTGACTCATAAGTCGAAATGAAAAACCGAGTAAAAAAGAaaacgcatcgcaaaaataacataagtcataaaaactcaataaaacaaagttgagtataaggaataACAAAAAAGGGATCGAAAAAGCCTAGAAAAAGCTTAAAAGCTATCCTAAAGTCCTTAAAGCGAAAAGGCTCAGAAAGACAGAAaagccaaagaaaaggttttcaGAAAAGATCAAGGGGACTTcgaaaaatcaaaatcagaaaagcATGCACACAAAAAGGTAGCTGAAACCTTTAtaccaaaaagggtatttttgttaaataaaacccttatccaaaaaatggcaattataaatatttttgtttacggCCATAAAAGGCCAAGACAAATATCAACATACCACCACCacaaatataaagagtttaaaaaaaggggacccacaggccgggccccataTAGCCAACAAATTTTTAAAGAGTATCACCACCAGGACCGAAGGGAGTAGTCGGATCACCGCCAGAGTCGGGAAGAGAAGTCGGAGCGCCATCAGGACCAGGGAGAGAAGTATCCATAGGAGTCGGAGAAGAGGTGCCGTGATGTCTTGAGGAACTCGGAACATCCTTTGGACGAGGAGGGGACTCAATGattctctgcccccgagtcttcaaatctgaCTCGGTGACGACCTCGGGAGCTGGG contains the following coding sequences:
- the LOC107633927 gene encoding ABC transporter B family member 9-like; amino-acid sequence: MATKRDLIPGEFPRMPFISTRNCEAISCTHVHIFVGFSLCVPNATTAALVGQSGSGKSTANWQKQRIAIARLILKNPKILLLDEATSALNAESERVIQEALGKTMSNRHCLFQTDDPD